A genomic segment from Gracilinanus agilis isolate LMUSP501 unplaced genomic scaffold, AgileGrace unplaced_scaffold58723, whole genome shotgun sequence encodes:
- the LOC123256416 gene encoding apolipoprotein L3-like translates to PDKITDDPDKITDAPDENINEIDEVDVYLIKTDDVKVDNESLEDSDKSSYGDAYDNLEDFYIYMAYKEMKDELDMFVSEFPSIKQEAENYIQHLYSKADRFDKIHNNCSIIIFLVCCIGAFSSIMTVLGITLSPVSREISTVVSFTGMGIAAAVTALGIFAGIIDYWADLQEREFFSEVEENINVDVPEEDIPEEVPNLFSRLVKYSNISKELENRCNVFLVGRTNSSFIEVPHNLMTGAHISSINNKKISQAVQGKTLSLTKGAKIMGATLSGAFIQVSCRANAAITEKLRDYAQALEKKLQPLSNLFEKLKKFKSQ, encoded by the exons gataaaatcacagatgctCCTGATGAAAACATTAATGAAATTGATGAAGTGGATgtgtatttgataaaaactgatGATGTGAAAGTGGATAATGAAAGCCTAGAGGATTCTGATAAAAGCTCATATGGTGATGCTTATGACAACCTGGaggatttttatatatatatggcatacaaagaaatgaaggatgaactggACATGTTTGTGTCTGAGTTTCCCAGTATAAAACAGGAGGCAGAAAATTATATCCAACACCTTTACTCCAAGGCAGACAGATTTGACAAGATCCACAACAACTGTTCGATCATCATTTTTTTGGTCTGTTGCATTggggcattctccagcatcatGACTGTACTTGGGATTACATTATCACCTGTATCTCGAGAAATAAGCACGGTCGTCTCTTTTACTGGGATGGGGATAGCAGCAGCAGTCACTGCCCTTGGTATTTTTGCAGGCATCATTGATTATTGGGCTGACTTACAAGAGAGGGAATTTTTCAGTGAagttgaggaaaatataaatgtTGATGTCCCTGAGGAA GATATCCCTGAGGAAGTACCTAACCTCTTTTCTAGATTGGTGAAATATAGTAATATCTCCAAAGAACTTGAAAATCGCTGCAATGTGTTCCTGGTAGGCAGAACCAATTCATCCTTCATAGAAGTTCCCCACAACCTTATGACAGGTGCACATATCTCCAGcataaacaacaagaaaatcaGTCAGGCTGTTCAGGGCAAAACATTGTCCTTGACCAAAGGAGCTAAGATAATGGGTGCAACATTGTCAGGAGCTTTTATTCAGGTGTCATGTCGGGCAAATGCTGCAATAACAGAGAAACTGAGGGACTATGCTCAGGCTCTGGAAAAGAAACTCCAGCCACTCTCCAACTTATTTGAGAAACTGAAGAAATTCAAGAGTCAGTAG